From Variovorax sp. J2L1-78, the proteins below share one genomic window:
- the guaD gene encoding guanine deaminase: MKKSYRASLLRFDDAGRPQFDEDGLLVVAPDATGRQRVVDAGPHAAVAPRHPDASVTHWPGRILAPGFVDMHIHFPQTDIIGAPADGLLPWLENYTFPAESRFAEPAHSAAVAEVFFDELLRNGVTTSLTFATSHVASVQAFFASAQRRGLRMITGKVLQDRHSPDGVRDETAQSLADTESLIRQWHGVDRLGYAITPRFAPTSTDAQLRGAGELAAKYPDTWIHSHVAENKDEVKWARELFPHARSYLEVYNGFGLMRERAVYAHCIHFDDEDRRLMRSTKTATAVSPTSNLFLGSGFFDFEGADRIGYRYGLASDVGGGTSFSPFATMMAAYYVGREGQTKPGISIAPSELWWRHTGGAAEALGLAGVIGNLQPGCEADFVVIDPKATPLLARKTGLAANLEELLFAMIVLGDDRLIERTVISQALPA; encoded by the coding sequence ATGAAAAAATCCTACCGCGCCTCCCTCCTGCGATTCGACGATGCCGGTCGTCCCCAGTTCGACGAAGACGGCCTGCTGGTCGTCGCGCCCGATGCCACCGGCCGCCAGCGGGTGGTCGATGCCGGCCCCCACGCCGCCGTGGCGCCGCGCCATCCTGATGCGTCCGTCACGCACTGGCCGGGGCGCATCCTAGCGCCGGGCTTCGTGGACATGCACATCCACTTTCCGCAGACCGACATCATCGGCGCGCCGGCCGACGGCCTGCTGCCCTGGCTCGAGAACTACACCTTTCCGGCCGAGAGCCGCTTCGCCGAGCCGGCCCATTCGGCGGCTGTGGCCGAGGTCTTCTTCGACGAACTGCTGCGCAACGGCGTGACCACGTCGCTGACCTTCGCGACCTCGCACGTCGCATCGGTGCAGGCCTTCTTCGCATCGGCCCAGCGCCGCGGTCTGCGCATGATCACCGGCAAGGTGCTGCAAGACCGCCATTCGCCCGACGGCGTGCGCGACGAGACCGCGCAGAGCCTGGCCGACACCGAGTCGCTGATCCGGCAATGGCACGGCGTGGACCGCCTGGGCTACGCCATCACGCCGCGCTTTGCGCCGACCAGCACCGACGCACAGCTGCGCGGTGCCGGCGAGCTGGCGGCCAAGTACCCCGACACCTGGATCCATTCGCACGTCGCCGAGAACAAGGACGAAGTGAAATGGGCGCGCGAGCTGTTTCCGCATGCGCGCTCCTACCTCGAGGTCTACAACGGCTTCGGCCTGATGCGCGAGCGCGCCGTGTACGCGCATTGCATCCACTTCGACGACGAGGACCGCCGCCTCATGCGTTCGACAAAAACGGCCACGGCCGTGAGCCCGACCAGCAACCTGTTCCTGGGCAGCGGCTTCTTCGACTTCGAGGGCGCCGACCGCATCGGCTACCGCTATGGCCTGGCGAGCGACGTGGGCGGCGGCACCAGCTTCAGCCCCTTCGCGACCATGATGGCCGCGTACTACGTCGGCCGCGAAGGCCAGACCAAGCCGGGCATCAGCATCGCACCGTCCGAACTCTGGTGGCGCCACACCGGCGGCGCAGCCGAGGCGCTGGGCCTGGCGGGCGTGATCGGCAACCTGCAGCCGGGCTGCGAGGCCGACTTCGTGGTGATCGACCCGAAGGCCACGCCGCTGCTGGCGCGCAAGACCGGGCTGGCGGCCAACCTGGAAGAACTGCTGTTCGCGATGATCGTGCTGGGCGACGACCGGCTGATCGAGCGGACGGTGATCTCGCAGGCACTGCCGGCCTGA
- the ypfJ gene encoding KPN_02809 family neutral zinc metallopeptidase: MRWEGNEQSDNVEDRRSDGGGGGGFPIGGRSVGIGTVAVALIAGWIFGINPLTVLGLLSGGGAPQVQQQQGPAHKPPPDDREAAFVSTVLKNTEVVWTQAFQQNGGTYQPPRLVLFRGATPTACGTGQSAMGPFYCPGDKKVYIDLGFFDTLKRDLGAPGEFAQAYVIAHEVGHHVQDELGITAKVDGMRGRLSPTQNNAVSVRVELQADCFAGVWAHHSQQSKQWLDPGDIEAAMNAAQKIGDDALQRSAGRAVVPDSFTHGTSAQRQRWFGNGYKTGSMQACDTFAAKQL, from the coding sequence ATGCGGTGGGAAGGCAACGAACAGTCGGACAACGTGGAGGACCGCCGCAGCGATGGCGGCGGTGGTGGGGGCTTCCCCATCGGCGGCCGCAGTGTCGGCATCGGCACGGTGGCCGTGGCGCTCATCGCCGGCTGGATCTTCGGCATCAATCCCCTGACCGTGCTCGGGCTGCTCAGCGGCGGCGGCGCCCCCCAGGTGCAACAGCAGCAGGGGCCCGCGCACAAGCCGCCGCCCGACGACCGCGAGGCGGCGTTCGTGTCCACCGTGCTCAAGAACACCGAGGTCGTGTGGACGCAGGCGTTTCAGCAGAACGGCGGCACCTACCAGCCGCCGCGCCTCGTGCTGTTTCGCGGCGCCACGCCGACCGCCTGCGGCACCGGCCAGTCGGCCATGGGGCCGTTCTACTGCCCCGGCGACAAGAAGGTCTACATCGATCTCGGCTTCTTCGACACGCTCAAGCGCGATCTCGGTGCGCCGGGCGAGTTTGCCCAGGCCTATGTGATCGCACACGAGGTCGGCCACCATGTGCAGGACGAGCTCGGCATCACCGCCAAGGTCGACGGCATGCGCGGCCGGCTCAGCCCCACCCAGAACAATGCGGTCAGCGTGCGCGTCGAGCTGCAGGCCGACTGCTTCGCCGGCGTGTGGGCACACCACTCGCAGCAGTCCAAGCAGTGGCTGGACCCGGGCGACATCGAGGCAGCGATGAACGCCGCGCAGAAGATCGGCGACGACGCGCTCCAGCGCTCGGCCGGCCGGGCCGTGGTGCCCGACAGCTTCACCCACGGCACCAGCGCGCAGCGCCAGCGCTGGTTCGGCAACGGCTACAAGACCGGCAGCATGCAGGCCTGCGACACCTTCGCCGCCAAGCAGTTGTAA
- a CDS encoding DEAD/DEAH box helicase, with translation MTSSFSNLSLAEPLARAVAEMGYETMTPIQEQAIPVVLSGQDVMGAAQTGTGKTAAFSLPLLQRMLKHENSSTSPARHPVRALVLLPTRELADQVAQQVKLYAKYTNLRCAVVFGGMDMKPQTLELKKGVEVLVATPGRLLDHIEAKNAVLNQVEYVVLDEADRMLDIGFLPDLQRILSHLPKQRTTLLFSATFSPEIKRLSASYLQNPVTIEVARPNETASTVEQRFFSVSDDDKRRALKQIIQQRGITQAFVFVNSKLGCARLARSLEREGLRTTALHGDKSQDERLKALDAFKKGEVDLLVCTDVAARGLDIKDVPAVFNFDIPFNAEDYVHRIGRTGRAGASGLAVSFASGGNDARLVADIEKLIKTKIELEPMEFEEDRPRGRINDGRRHWREEGEAGDERDVLDTLQAPARERVADTRSPRGGGRPHRAPSAPRDPFFEQPYEAPAREAAPTWETTAKGAPARGISSNIKPKRKVAALFKSSEPS, from the coding sequence ATGACAAGCTCCTTTTCCAATCTTTCGCTGGCAGAACCGCTGGCGCGCGCCGTGGCCGAAATGGGCTACGAGACCATGACACCGATCCAGGAACAGGCCATTCCGGTCGTGTTGTCCGGGCAGGACGTCATGGGCGCCGCACAGACCGGTACCGGCAAGACGGCCGCCTTCTCGCTGCCGCTGCTGCAGCGGATGCTCAAGCACGAGAACAGCTCGACCTCGCCCGCGCGCCACCCGGTGCGCGCGCTGGTGCTGCTGCCCACGCGCGAGCTGGCCGACCAGGTCGCCCAGCAGGTCAAGCTGTACGCCAAGTACACCAACCTGCGTTGCGCGGTGGTGTTCGGCGGCATGGACATGAAGCCGCAGACGCTCGAGTTGAAGAAGGGTGTCGAGGTGCTGGTCGCCACGCCCGGCCGCCTGCTCGACCACATCGAAGCCAAGAACGCGGTGCTCAACCAGGTCGAGTACGTGGTGCTCGACGAGGCCGACCGCATGCTGGACATCGGCTTCCTGCCCGACCTGCAGCGCATCCTGAGCCACCTGCCCAAGCAGCGCACCACGCTGCTCTTCTCGGCCACCTTCTCGCCGGAAATCAAGCGTCTGTCGGCCAGCTACCTGCAGAACCCGGTGACGATCGAGGTCGCGCGGCCGAACGAAACCGCGTCGACCGTCGAGCAGCGTTTCTTCAGCGTGAGCGACGACGACAAGCGCCGCGCGCTCAAGCAGATCATCCAGCAGCGCGGCATCACGCAGGCCTTCGTCTTCGTCAACAGCAAGCTGGGCTGCGCCCGGCTGGCCCGTTCGCTCGAACGCGAAGGGCTGCGCACCACGGCACTGCACGGCGACAAGAGCCAGGACGAGCGCCTGAAGGCGCTCGACGCCTTCAAGAAGGGCGAAGTCGACCTCCTGGTGTGCACCGACGTCGCGGCCCGTGGCCTGGACATCAAGGACGTGCCGGCGGTGTTCAACTTCGACATCCCGTTCAACGCCGAAGACTACGTGCACCGCATCGGCCGCACCGGCCGCGCCGGCGCCTCGGGCCTGGCGGTGAGCTTCGCGAGCGGCGGCAACGACGCCCGCCTGGTGGCGGACATCGAGAAGCTGATCAAGACCAAGATCGAGCTCGAGCCGATGGAGTTCGAGGAAGACCGCCCGCGTGGCCGTATCAACGACGGTCGCCGCCACTGGCGCGAAGAGGGCGAGGCCGGCGACGAGCGCGACGTGCTGGACACGCTGCAAGCGCCGGCGCGCGAGCGCGTGGCCGACACGCGCTCGCCGCGCGGCGGTGGCCGTCCGCACCGTGCGCCGTCCGCCCCGCGCGACCCGTTCTTCGAGCAGCCCTACGAGGCGCCGGCGCGCGAAGCGGCACCGACGTGGGAAACCACCGCCAAGGGTGCGCCCGCACGGGGCATCTCGAGCAACATCAAGCCCAAGCGCAAGGTCGCCGCGCTCTTCAAGAGCAGCGAGCCGAGCTGA
- a CDS encoding TRAP transporter substrate-binding protein: MLLVLCAVAAGMPARSQPQPREALKLRVVGGLAGISQYVQHEEPFWTRELSRLSDGRFTADIVPFDRAGVPGHDMLTLLRLGVVPFGTALLSLVAGQYPELGAPDLAGLNPDVPTLRKVVNAFRPALEGLMAERHGAKLLAVYMYPAQVVFCREALKGAEDLAARRVRVSSATQSDFVRALGAVPVLIPFSEVGAAMRSGKTDCAITGAVSGNALGLPKVAKTLYTLPISWGLAVFAANREAWRALPAELQTLLLEQMPRLESAIWDEAERDSLPRRSCSAAQPCVAGTLDALVEVRPLEADQILRRRIFEQEVLPRWIDRCGPKCPSLWDATIAPVIGVKAPTSR; encoded by the coding sequence ATGCTTCTCGTCCTCTGCGCCGTGGCCGCGGGCATGCCCGCGCGGTCTCAGCCGCAGCCGCGCGAAGCACTGAAGTTGCGCGTCGTTGGCGGCCTGGCCGGCATCAGCCAGTACGTGCAGCACGAAGAACCCTTCTGGACACGCGAACTGAGCCGCCTGAGCGACGGCCGATTCACGGCGGACATCGTTCCGTTCGACCGCGCCGGCGTGCCGGGTCACGACATGCTGACCCTTCTCCGGCTGGGCGTGGTGCCGTTCGGCACGGCCCTGCTGAGCCTGGTGGCCGGCCAATACCCCGAACTCGGTGCGCCGGATCTGGCGGGTTTGAATCCGGACGTGCCGACGCTCCGGAAGGTGGTCAACGCGTTTCGTCCCGCGCTCGAGGGGCTCATGGCGGAACGCCACGGCGCCAAGCTGCTGGCGGTCTACATGTACCCCGCGCAGGTGGTGTTCTGCCGTGAGGCCCTGAAGGGCGCGGAGGATCTCGCTGCGCGCAGGGTCCGGGTCTCCTCCGCCACACAATCCGATTTTGTCCGTGCCCTCGGGGCGGTGCCCGTTCTGATCCCGTTCTCCGAGGTCGGGGCCGCGATGCGCTCGGGCAAGACCGACTGCGCGATCACGGGGGCGGTGTCGGGCAACGCCCTGGGCCTGCCCAAGGTGGCCAAGACCCTCTACACGCTTCCGATCTCGTGGGGGCTCGCGGTCTTCGCCGCCAACCGGGAGGCATGGCGCGCGCTGCCGGCCGAACTGCAAACGCTGCTGCTCGAGCAGATGCCCCGGCTCGAGTCTGCGATCTGGGACGAAGCAGAGCGCGATTCGCTGCCGCGCAGAAGCTGCAGTGCCGCGCAGCCCTGCGTGGCAGGCACCCTGGACGCGTTGGTCGAGGTGCGGCCGCTGGAAGCCGACCAGATCCTGCGGCGGCGGATCTTCGAGCAGGAGGTGCTCCCGCGTTGGATCGATCGCTGCGGGCCCAAATGTCCCTCCCTGTGGGACGCGACCATCGCACCCGTCATCGGTGTCAAGGCGCCGACCTCCCGGTGA
- the dcd gene encoding dCTP deaminase: MTIKSDKWIRRMAEQTGMIEPFESGQIREREGHKIISYGTSSYGYDIRCAPEFKVFTNIHSTVVDPKNFDEKSFVDMQGDYCIIPPNSFALARTVEYFRIPRNVLTICLGKSTYARCGIIVNVTPFEPEWEGYVTLEFSNTTPLPAKIYAGEGCAQVLFFESDEVCEVSYKDRGGKYQGQHGVTLPKA, encoded by the coding sequence ATGACCATCAAGAGCGACAAGTGGATCCGGCGCATGGCCGAGCAGACCGGCATGATCGAGCCCTTCGAGTCCGGCCAGATCCGCGAGCGCGAGGGCCACAAGATCATCAGCTACGGCACGTCGAGCTACGGCTACGACATCCGTTGCGCGCCCGAATTCAAGGTCTTCACCAACATCCACAGCACGGTGGTCGACCCGAAGAACTTCGACGAGAAGAGCTTCGTCGACATGCAGGGCGACTACTGCATCATCCCGCCCAACAGCTTCGCGCTGGCCCGCACGGTCGAGTACTTCCGCATCCCGCGCAACGTGCTGACCATCTGCCTGGGCAAGAGCACCTACGCCCGCTGCGGCATCATCGTCAACGTCACGCCCTTCGAGCCCGAATGGGAAGGCTACGTGACGCTGGAGTTCAGCAACACCACGCCGCTGCCGGCCAAGATCTACGCGGGCGAAGGCTGCGCGCAGGTGCTGTTCTTCGAGAGCGACGAGGTCTGCGAGGTGAGCTACAAGGACCGCGGCGGCAAGTACCAGGGGCAGCACGGCGTGACGCTGCCGAAGGCCTGA